One Campylobacter concisus DNA segment encodes these proteins:
- the queF gene encoding preQ(1) synthase, producing the protein MSEEMKYGEKILKEFDVESDLEVWENKQTRDYVIKITLPEFCCLCPRSGYPDFATIYLEYIPNKLVVELKAIKLYINSFMNRNISHEDSINEIYSVLEKKLEPKFMKIVGDFNPRGNVHTVIEISSDLVVKKPAEEKEYAPRSRERSFSDKPRERRSTSDRASSRGSRDDKFKKDDKPKRSSNKEGFRKISYADDKKPKVVKKDK; encoded by the coding sequence ATGAGCGAAGAGATGAAGTATGGCGAGAAAATTTTAAAAGAATTTGACGTAGAGAGTGACCTTGAGGTCTGGGAAAATAAGCAAACAAGGGACTATGTCATAAAGATCACTCTGCCTGAGTTTTGCTGCCTTTGCCCTCGCTCTGGTTATCCTGACTTTGCGACCATATACCTTGAGTATATCCCAAATAAGCTAGTTGTCGAGCTAAAAGCGATAAAGCTTTATATAAATAGCTTTATGAACCGCAACATCAGCCACGAAGATAGTATAAATGAAATTTACTCTGTTTTAGAGAAAAAGCTTGAGCCTAAATTTATGAAGATAGTTGGCGACTTTAACCCACGTGGAAATGTCCATACGGTTATCGAGATCAGCTCTGATCTAGTGGTAAAAAAGCCAGCTGAAGAGAAAGAATACGCTCCAAGAAGTAGGGAGAGAAGCTTTAGCGACAAGCCACGTGAGAGACGTAGCACAAGCGATCGCGCTAGCAGTAGAGGCAGCAGAGATGATAAATTTAAAAAAGATGACAAGCCAAAAAGAAGCTCAAACAAAGAGGGCTTTAGAAAGATAAGCTACGCCGATGATAAGAAGCCAAAAGTAGTCAAAAAGGATAAATAA
- a CDS encoding HD domain-containing protein, producing the protein MISAKLIEHIFKAASISRWNDYPKMTNLVELDKQAHKFIIAYFIAKQEQNADMNYIIEAGIFEFLSRVVVTDIRPDVFHHIQKTKKEQINSWVLSNLETLISDIEGGEFLERFKNHYKNDKSHEKERLILKAASYLATRWEFSIVYQTSQFLSDIDELKAKVEEEMEDYYELIGVRKIAMNQKLARLVDLSGRLRFQKRWAQTPRIPETAVLGHMLVVAILSYFYSLKAKACKKRLENNFFCALFHDLPESLTRDIISPVKYGVKGLNEIISEYEMRLIDERILPFVPEKIKDEFSYILGIRKDGEKFIKDEFENRTFERKIICHEGTMENVNEDKFNPIDGKALKYCDKLSAYIEAGISISYGVKSKELTDGFNNMYKFFSEKPKIDGVDFLEICDDFNEHFGLERPPLR; encoded by the coding sequence ATGATAAGTGCTAAGCTTATAGAACATATCTTTAAAGCAGCATCTATATCACGTTGGAACGACTATCCAAAGATGACAAATTTAGTCGAGCTTGACAAGCAGGCTCATAAATTTATCATCGCTTATTTCATAGCAAAACAAGAGCAAAATGCCGATATGAACTACATCATCGAGGCTGGAATTTTTGAGTTTTTAAGCAGGGTCGTAGTCACAGACATACGCCCTGACGTCTTTCACCACATCCAAAAGACAAAAAAAGAGCAGATAAATAGCTGGGTTTTAAGTAACCTTGAGACGCTCATCTCAGATATTGAGGGAGGCGAGTTTTTGGAGAGATTTAAAAACCACTATAAAAACGACAAAAGCCACGAAAAAGAGCGCCTCATCTTAAAAGCGGCGAGCTATCTTGCCACGAGGTGGGAATTTTCTATCGTCTATCAAACGAGCCAGTTTTTAAGCGATATCGACGAGCTTAAGGCGAAGGTTGAGGAGGAGATGGAGGATTACTACGAGTTAATTGGCGTTAGAAAGATCGCTATGAACCAAAAACTAGCCCGCCTTGTTGATCTAAGTGGCAGGCTAAGGTTTCAAAAGCGCTGGGCACAAACGCCTCGTATCCCTGAAACTGCGGTCTTAGGACATATGCTAGTTGTTGCGATACTTAGCTATTTTTACTCACTAAAAGCAAAAGCTTGTAAAAAACGCTTGGAAAATAACTTCTTTTGCGCCCTTTTTCACGACCTACCAGAGAGCCTTACAAGGGATATCATAAGCCCTGTAAAATACGGCGTAAAGGGGCTAAATGAGATCATCAGCGAGTATGAGATGAGGCTTATTGATGAGAGGATTTTGCCATTTGTGCCTGAAAAGATCAAAGATGAGTTTAGCTACATCCTTGGTATCAGAAAAGATGGCGAGAAATTTATCAAAGATGAGTTTGAAAATAGAACATTCGAGCGCAAGATCATCTGCCACGAAGGGACTATGGAGAACGTAAATGAGGATAAATTTAACCCGATCGACGGCAAAGCGTTAAAATACTGCGACAAGCTCTCAGCCTACATCGAAGCTGGAATTTCCATAAGCTACGGCGTCAAGTCAAAAGAGCTAACTGATGGCTTTAATAATATGTATAAATTTTTTAGCGAAAAACCTAAGATCGATGGAGTGGATTTTTTAGAAATTTGCGATGATTTTAATGAGCATTTTGGTTTAGAAAGACCCCCTCTCAGATGA
- a CDS encoding RDD family protein: protein MAKQKAKIAPIWARVKASIIDLFIIGMPIFYATTYLLLDGKEAFLHNQLAIFGVNSLISFIMCLFFSIKAQTPGYKAQEIYLINLQTGKKLSLLHAILRQICFAFAGFSIIGLCLCFFRKDKLNLHDIITHSAAVQKSV from the coding sequence TTGGCAAAGCAAAAGGCAAAAATCGCACCGATCTGGGCTAGAGTAAAGGCCTCTATCATCGATCTTTTTATCATCGGTATGCCGATATTTTACGCCACGACCTATCTTTTGCTTGACGGCAAAGAGGCGTTTTTGCACAACCAGCTTGCGATCTTTGGCGTAAATAGCCTCATCTCATTTATAATGTGCCTTTTTTTTAGCATAAAGGCACAAACTCCAGGCTACAAAGCGCAAGAAATTTATCTCATAAATTTACAAACTGGCAAAAAGCTAAGCCTTCTTCACGCGATCTTGCGCCAAATTTGCTTTGCATTTGCTGGCTTTAGCATCATCGGACTTTGCCTTTGCTTTTTTAGAAAAGACAAGCTAAATTTACACGACATCATAACCCATTCAGCTGCAGTGCAAAAATCAGTTTAA
- the purM gene encoding phosphoribosylformylglycinamidine cyclo-ligase, translating into MISYKDAGVDIDAGNSFVEAIKPFVKSTQTPNVIGGIGSFSGAVRLPSGYKNPAILGATDGVGTKLRLAIDAKKFEGVGEDLVAMCVNDLICNFATPLFFLDYYATAKLAIESAKEVVKSIANGCKKAQCALIGGETAEMPSMYEKGDFDLAGFAVGIAEADEIDRSKFVKSGDVLVALPSSGLHSNGFSLARKVVSELGLKFDEKVGDRALIDVLLEPTRIYVSDFLKLKDKITAMAHITGGGIVENLPRVFPAGLGAKVQKSAIKTPEIFKILAQKVEDSEMMRTFNMGVGMILVVPKENVDAVLANSDGYVIGEVVNGKGVELV; encoded by the coding sequence ATGATAAGTTATAAAGATGCCGGAGTTGATATAGATGCTGGAAATAGCTTTGTTGAGGCGATCAAGCCTTTCGTAAAATCTACGCAAACACCAAACGTCATAGGCGGCATCGGATCATTTTCAGGTGCGGTCAGACTGCCAAGCGGATATAAAAATCCAGCCATTTTAGGTGCCACAGACGGCGTTGGCACGAAGCTTCGTCTAGCTATCGACGCTAAGAAATTTGAGGGCGTTGGCGAGGATCTAGTCGCTATGTGCGTAAATGACCTCATCTGCAACTTCGCCACACCACTATTTTTCCTTGACTATTACGCGACTGCTAAGCTTGCGATAGAGAGTGCCAAAGAGGTGGTAAAAAGTATCGCAAATGGCTGCAAAAAGGCGCAGTGCGCGCTGATAGGCGGTGAGACAGCTGAGATGCCGTCTATGTATGAAAAGGGTGACTTTGACCTTGCTGGATTTGCCGTGGGTATCGCTGAGGCTGACGAGATCGATAGGAGTAAATTTGTAAAATCTGGTGACGTTTTAGTCGCACTTCCTAGCAGCGGTTTGCACTCAAATGGCTTCTCTCTTGCAAGAAAAGTTGTAAGCGAGCTTGGGCTAAAATTTGATGAAAAAGTGGGTGATAGAGCGCTCATCGACGTGCTTCTTGAGCCAACTAGAATTTACGTGAGCGACTTTTTAAAATTAAAAGATAAGATCACAGCTATGGCGCATATAACTGGTGGCGGCATAGTAGAAAACTTGCCTCGCGTCTTTCCTGCTGGACTTGGTGCGAAGGTGCAAAAAAGCGCTATAAAAACGCCTGAAATTTTTAAAATCCTTGCGCAAAAAGTAGAAGATAGCGAGATGATGAGGACCTTTAACATGGGCGTTGGCATGATCCTTGTTGTGCCTAAAGAAAACGTTGATGCTGTGCTAGCAAATAGCGATGGCTACGTGATCGGCGAAGTGGTAAACGGCAAGGGCGTAGAGCTAGTTTGA
- the coaE gene encoding dephospho-CoA kinase (Dephospho-CoA kinase (CoaE) performs the final step in coenzyme A biosynthesis.) — protein sequence MQKFPNAYVITGSIASGKSTVVNLLKERGFSVIDADVIAHEQLEICKGEIVCEFGEQILGETGKIDRKKLGAIVFCEPKKLKNLEQILHPKIKAEIFFKASQLEGLGQVYFVDIPLFFEKKERYAEFKNVAVIYAPKELLLSRLMSRNGLSLEDAKARVELQMDIEQKKKMAKFVIDNSSDMENLKLELEKFLKQIGAIS from the coding sequence TTGCAGAAATTTCCAAACGCCTACGTCATCACAGGCTCGATCGCTAGTGGCAAAAGCACGGTTGTAAATTTACTAAAAGAGCGAGGATTTAGTGTGATCGACGCAGACGTGATCGCACACGAACAGCTTGAAATTTGTAAAGGCGAGATCGTTTGTGAGTTTGGCGAGCAAATTTTGGGTGAAACTGGCAAGATAGATCGCAAAAAGCTTGGTGCCATCGTCTTTTGTGAGCCAAAAAAGCTTAAAAATTTAGAGCAAATTTTACATCCAAAGATAAAAGCTGAAATTTTTTTCAAAGCCTCGCAGCTTGAGGGTTTGGGGCAAGTTTATTTTGTCGATATCCCTTTGTTTTTTGAAAAAAAGGAGCGTTACGCTGAGTTTAAAAATGTAGCCGTGATCTACGCGCCAAAAGAGCTTTTGCTAAGCCGTCTAATGAGCCGAAATGGTTTAAGCTTAGAGGATGCAAAAGCTAGAGTAGAGCTTCAGATGGACATCGAGCAAAAGAAAAAAATGGCAAAATTTGTTATCGATAATAGCAGCGACATGGAGAATTTAAAGCTGGAGCTAGAGAAATTTTTAAAGCAGATCGGCGCTATTTCTTGA
- a CDS encoding DNA alkylation repair protein — MKSYILNLEKEFSLIENGFKEQERRALADYKAKGAAHCKGLAYLAYGSKLYQVRMYAVFLFGHLSDSEEILAFMRDEVSKDENWRVQEVLAKAFDEFCKKVGYEQALLTIDEWLKTGNANAKRAVSEGLRIWTNRPYFKDNPDEAIRRLASLKEDESEYLRKSVSNAIKDISKKFPNLVKAELDSWNLGSKEAMQTYKFASKFIKK, encoded by the coding sequence TTGAAGAGCTACATCTTAAATTTAGAAAAAGAGTTTTCTTTGATAGAAAATGGCTTTAAAGAGCAAGAAAGAAGGGCTTTGGCTGACTATAAAGCAAAGGGAGCTGCGCACTGCAAAGGGCTTGCATACCTAGCATACGGCTCGAAGCTCTATCAAGTGCGGATGTACGCCGTTTTTCTCTTTGGACACCTATCAGATAGCGAAGAAATTTTGGCATTTATGAGAGATGAAGTCTCAAAAGATGAAAACTGGAGGGTTCAAGAGGTGCTGGCAAAGGCGTTTGACGAGTTTTGTAAAAAAGTTGGCTACGAGCAGGCACTTTTAACGATCGATGAGTGGCTAAAAACTGGCAATGCAAATGCAAAAAGAGCCGTAAGCGAGGGGCTTAGGATATGGACAAACAGGCCTTATTTTAAAGATAACCCAGATGAGGCGATTAGGCGCCTAGCCAGCCTAAAAGAAGACGAGAGCGAGTATCTTAGAAAGTCAGTTAGCAACGCAATAAAAGATATAAGCAAGAAATTTCCAAATTTAGTAAAAGCTGAGCTTGATAGCTGGAATTTGGGTAGTAAAGAGGCCATGCAAACATATAAATTTGCTAGTAAATTTATCAAGAAATAG
- the dapF gene encoding diaminopimelate epimerase — MQVSKYNASGNDFVIFHTFLSKDRSELARQICSRTNGVGADGLIVLLPYEKGVKWEFYNSDGSYAAMCGNGSRAAARYAYLNGLVSSSEFALLTGSGEVMASVKDECVEVVLTSPKILSEPLNEGGKTWYFYDTGVPHLVNFTQNLEEFDVNECRALRQKYNANVNLAKFDGGVLKVRTYERGVEDETLACGTGMAACFYGATLNLNAAQCLKVYPKSGEELGLRLENGKILFSGAVKHCFDTSIEI, encoded by the coding sequence ATGCAAGTCTCAAAATACAACGCCAGCGGCAATGATTTTGTCATATTTCACACATTTTTGAGCAAAGATAGAAGCGAGCTTGCAAGGCAGATTTGCAGCCGAACAAACGGCGTGGGAGCTGATGGGCTCATCGTGCTTTTGCCTTACGAAAAGGGCGTGAAATGGGAGTTTTACAACAGTGACGGAAGCTACGCTGCGATGTGTGGCAACGGCTCGCGCGCGGCTGCTAGATATGCCTATCTAAACGGCCTTGTAAGTTCAAGCGAATTTGCTCTGCTAACTGGCAGCGGCGAGGTGATGGCAAGTGTGAAAGATGAGTGCGTCGAGGTCGTGCTAACAAGTCCAAAAATTTTAAGCGAACCACTAAACGAAGGTGGCAAAACTTGGTACTTTTACGATACTGGCGTGCCTCATCTTGTAAATTTCACGCAAAATTTAGAGGAATTTGACGTCAATGAGTGCAGGGCGCTTCGCCAAAAATACAATGCAAATGTAAATTTAGCCAAATTTGATGGCGGAGTTTTAAAAGTAAGAACCTACGAAAGGGGCGTGGAGGACGAGACGCTAGCTTGTGGCACTGGCATGGCGGCTTGCTTTTACGGCGCTACTTTAAATTTAAACGCAGCGCAATGTCTAAAAGTTTATCCAAAAAGCGGCGAGGAGCTTGGACTTAGGCTTGAAAACGGCAAAATCTTATTTAGCGGAGCGGTGAAACACTGCTTTGATACTAGTATTGAAATTTAG
- the rplT gene encoding 50S ribosomal protein L20, producing the protein MARVKTGVVRRRRHKKVLKLARGFFSARHKHFRKAKEQLERSLVYAYRDRRQKKRDFRRLWIVRINAACRLNDISYSRFINGLNKANIELDRKILADLAMNDAKAFAALAKQAKDALK; encoded by the coding sequence ATGGCAAGAGTAAAAACAGGCGTAGTTAGAAGAAGACGCCATAAGAAAGTTTTAAAGCTAGCACGTGGCTTTTTCAGTGCTAGACATAAACACTTTAGAAAAGCTAAAGAGCAACTAGAGAGAAGTTTAGTTTATGCATATCGCGACAGACGCCAGAAAAAACGTGATTTCAGACGTTTATGGATCGTTCGTATCAATGCAGCTTGCAGACTAAACGACATTAGCTATTCAAGATTTATCAACGGCTTAAACAAAGCTAACATAGAACTTGATAGAAAAATTTTAGCTGATCTAGCTATGAATGACGCGAAGGCATTTGCGGCACTTGCAAAACAAGCAAAAGATGCTTTGAAATAA
- the rpmI gene encoding 50S ribosomal protein L35: MPKMKTVRGAAKRFKVGKNKIKRGSAFRSHILTKKPTKRMRDLRGPKYVDSTNVPAVRKMLGV; the protein is encoded by the coding sequence ATGCCAAAGATGAAAACCGTTCGCGGTGCTGCTAAGCGCTTTAAAGTAGGTAAAAATAAGATAAAAAGAGGCTCTGCTTTTAGAAGCCACATCTTAACAAAAAAACCTACTAAGCGTATGAGAGATTTGCGTGGCCCAAAATACGTGGACAGCACAAATGTCCCAGCCGTTCGCAAAATGCTCGGCGTATAA
- a CDS encoding C69 family dipeptidase produces MKGKILASIVAMSAILGTSSLACTTILVGDKASNDGSMLVARSADSKAIKAQVFLIHPATKNQTGMHSSKAHDGANDFTYPLPKDGMRYTTIANSHTKLHGAVGYNEAGVGLSGTETIYAKDELLKVDPYNEETGITEDDIPDVLLPRIKSAKEGVKLLGEIVETKGAGEGFGVVFVDANELWYFETGTGHKWIASKIPQDEYFVTANQGRLHAYKENDPNFMGAKDVIKFAIDNKTYDPAKDGEFNFTKAYTRDDERDVTYNYPRVCWVQSMFNPSLKQDFADGQKFPVFLKPEKKLSVEDLKAAMRAHYDGTAFDNYASKDEDKKNIYRAISVFRTYESHVMQVRPWLPKEIGRVTYVALGMADLSVYLPYYEGLDGFIKGYSDGSYDADDTSIYWVYRKLQTLVMTDYEKYSPVVKEAYAKFEKELAVKQAKFEDEYVKIYKKDKKKADKLLNEFSKKTMQEAKDLTMELTNKVFTMLTADMDAKLKSLNKGKKD; encoded by the coding sequence ATGAAAGGGAAAATTCTTGCATCAATCGTCGCTATGAGTGCGATTTTAGGCACAAGTAGCTTGGCATGCACTACCATTTTAGTAGGAGATAAAGCTTCAAACGACGGCTCTATGCTAGTGGCTAGAAGCGCTGATAGCAAGGCTATAAAGGCTCAAGTTTTTTTGATACACCCAGCTACGAAAAATCAAACTGGCATGCACAGCTCAAAGGCACATGACGGCGCAAATGACTTTACATATCCGCTCCCAAAAGATGGCATGAGATACACAACCATCGCAAACTCACACACAAAACTTCACGGAGCAGTTGGCTACAACGAGGCTGGCGTTGGACTTAGTGGCACTGAGACCATCTACGCAAAAGATGAGCTTTTAAAAGTTGATCCATACAACGAAGAGACTGGCATCACAGAAGATGACATCCCAGACGTGCTTTTGCCACGCATCAAAAGTGCAAAAGAGGGCGTTAAGCTTCTTGGCGAGATAGTTGAGACAAAAGGCGCTGGAGAGGGCTTTGGTGTGGTATTTGTCGATGCAAACGAGCTTTGGTACTTTGAAACTGGCACAGGCCATAAATGGATCGCTTCGAAGATCCCACAAGATGAGTACTTCGTCACTGCAAACCAAGGCAGACTTCACGCTTACAAAGAAAATGATCCAAATTTCATGGGAGCAAAAGATGTCATCAAATTTGCGATCGACAACAAGACTTATGACCCTGCAAAAGATGGCGAATTTAACTTCACAAAGGCCTATACAAGGGACGATGAGAGAGATGTGACTTACAACTACCCACGTGTTTGCTGGGTGCAAAGCATGTTTAACCCAAGCTTAAAACAAGACTTCGCCGATGGTCAGAAATTCCCAGTATTTTTAAAACCAGAGAAAAAACTAAGTGTTGAAGATCTAAAAGCTGCGATGAGAGCCCACTACGACGGCACTGCGTTTGATAACTACGCTAGCAAAGATGAAGATAAGAAAAACATCTACCGCGCTATAAGCGTCTTTAGAACATACGAGTCTCACGTCATGCAGGTGCGCCCGTGGCTACCAAAAGAGATCGGCCGTGTGACCTACGTAGCTCTTGGCATGGCTGATCTTAGCGTTTATTTGCCGTATTACGAGGGGCTTGATGGCTTTATAAAAGGCTACTCAGATGGCTCATATGACGCTGATGATACTTCGATATACTGGGTTTATAGAAAGCTTCAAACCCTTGTGATGACTGACTATGAGAAGTATTCGCCAGTGGTTAAAGAGGCATATGCTAAATTTGAAAAAGAGTTGGCTGTAAAACAGGCTAAATTTGAAGATGAGTACGTCAAAATTTATAAAAAAGATAAGAAAAAAGCTGATAAACTCTTAAATGAATTTAGTAAAAAGACTATGCAAGAGGCTAAAGATCTCACAATGGAGCTTACAAACAAGGTCTTTACTATGCTTACGGCCGACATGGACGCTAAGCTAAAATCCCTAAACAAAGGTAAAAAAGACTAA
- the metE gene encoding 5-methyltetrahydropteroyltriglutamate--homocysteine S-methyltransferase, translating into MIKSYVLGFPRIGEKRELKRALEGFWAGKEGFSEENLQETAKTLRQRHWKYQQDAGISAISVNDFSFYDLMLDNIIAFGATPPRFANLSGLEQYFACSRGNKNGVAMEMTKWFNTNYHYIVPELSSESKFSLKADKILNEYKEAKANGIKGKVNLIGPITFLALSKTTDGSCPFKHLDALVGEYKKLLEQISKLDDEILVQFDEPIFVTDKNEELLLPLITKVYNELTGVANNVKIVFATYFEHAIKAVSEVAKTKIYGIALDFIHGKRNFEALETIKNSHLTLFVGVIDGRNIWKSNIDEKVKLVGEISEKIGGKDFYIGTSCSLLHVPYTLKYEENLNPEIKSWLSFAVEKLDEIKIITKLANGEKLDESETKIYEENKNAVKTRATSKLIHSESVQKRIKNLSKFERDEKFEDRIKIQRETLKYGILPTTTIGSFPQTVDLRVLRQNFKKGEIDAAAYEAGIKKYIDHCVKFQEDIGLDVLVHGEPERNDMVEYFGEQISGYAFSQNGWVQSYGSRCVKPPLLFGDVSRPEPMTVKWMKYAQSITKHVMKGMLTGPVTMLNWSFVRDDLPRSEVAKQLALCIYDEIADLQNAGIRVIQVDEAAFKEGYPLRAENIPAYEKFAVDCFKLSVSSAEAKTQIHTHMCYSEFNDIIKTIEAMDADVISIETARSGNELLKIFKAVGYKQEVGPGVYDIHSPRVPSVEEIVAQIKALLEVLPKEQLWINPDCGLKTRKWEEVEPSLKNMVEAVKIVRGL; encoded by the coding sequence ATGATAAAAAGTTATGTTTTAGGTTTTCCAAGAATCGGAGAAAAAAGAGAGTTAAAGCGCGCATTAGAGGGCTTTTGGGCTGGTAAAGAGGGCTTTAGCGAAGAGAATTTGCAAGAGACTGCAAAGACGCTTCGTCAAAGACACTGGAAATATCAACAAGACGCTGGCATTTCGGCTATTAGCGTTAATGATTTTTCATTTTACGACCTAATGCTTGATAACATCATCGCTTTTGGCGCTACACCTCCAAGATTTGCAAATTTAAGCGGTTTGGAGCAATATTTTGCTTGCTCAAGAGGCAACAAAAACGGCGTTGCGATGGAGATGACAAAGTGGTTTAACACAAACTACCACTACATCGTGCCAGAGCTTAGCAGTGAGAGTAAATTTAGCCTAAAAGCGGACAAAATTTTAAATGAATACAAAGAGGCGAAGGCTAACGGCATAAAAGGTAAGGTAAATTTGATCGGCCCTATCACATTTTTGGCTCTTTCAAAGACGACTGACGGCAGCTGCCCATTTAAGCACCTTGACGCACTTGTAGGCGAGTACAAAAAGCTGCTTGAGCAAATTTCTAAGCTTGATGATGAAATTCTGGTGCAGTTTGACGAGCCGATCTTTGTAACTGACAAAAACGAAGAGCTACTTTTACCACTAATAACAAAGGTTTATAACGAGCTAACAGGCGTTGCAAATAACGTTAAGATCGTATTTGCGACATATTTTGAGCATGCGATCAAGGCAGTTAGCGAAGTGGCTAAAACTAAAATTTACGGCATCGCACTTGACTTCATCCACGGTAAGAGAAATTTTGAAGCACTTGAGACTATCAAAAATAGCCATTTGACGCTATTTGTAGGTGTGATAGACGGCAGAAATATCTGGAAAAGCAACATCGACGAAAAAGTAAAACTTGTAGGTGAAATTTCAGAAAAAATAGGCGGCAAAGACTTTTACATCGGCACTTCATGCTCACTTCTTCACGTGCCATACACTCTAAAATATGAAGAAAATTTAAACCCTGAGATCAAAAGCTGGTTAAGCTTTGCAGTTGAGAAGCTTGATGAGATCAAGATCATCACAAAACTAGCAAATGGCGAGAAACTTGATGAGAGCGAAACAAAAATTTACGAAGAGAACAAAAATGCCGTTAAAACTCGCGCCACTTCAAAGCTCATCCACTCTGAAAGCGTTCAAAAACGTATCAAAAATTTAAGCAAATTTGAGCGTGACGAGAAATTTGAAGACCGCATCAAAATTCAACGCGAAACATTAAAATACGGCATCTTGCCAACAACAACGATAGGTAGCTTCCCTCAAACGGTTGATCTTCGCGTACTTCGCCAAAATTTCAAAAAAGGCGAGATCGACGCGGCCGCTTATGAAGCAGGCATCAAAAAATACATCGATCACTGCGTGAAATTCCAAGAAGATATCGGCCTAGACGTGCTAGTACATGGTGAGCCAGAGAGAAACGACATGGTTGAGTACTTTGGCGAGCAGATCAGCGGATATGCATTTAGCCAAAATGGCTGGGTACAAAGCTACGGCAGCCGCTGCGTCAAGCCACCACTTCTCTTTGGTGACGTAAGTCGCCCAGAGCCGATGACAGTTAAGTGGATGAAATACGCTCAAAGCATCACAAAACACGTAATGAAGGGCATGCTAACAGGTCCTGTAACGATGCTAAACTGGAGCTTTGTGCGTGACGATCTTCCAAGAAGCGAGGTGGCAAAACAGCTTGCGCTTTGTATCTACGACGAGATCGCAGACCTTCAAAACGCAGGCATTAGAGTGATCCAAGTCGATGAGGCAGCTTTTAAAGAGGGCTATCCGCTAAGAGCTGAAAATATCCCAGCTTATGAGAAATTTGCGGTTGATTGCTTTAAGCTTTCAGTAAGCTCGGCTGAAGCAAAAACTCAGATCCACACGCATATGTGCTACTCTGAATTTAACGATATTATTAAGACCATTGAGGCTATGGACGCTGATGTTATCAGTATCGAGACTGCAAGAAGCGGCAACGAGCTACTTAAAATTTTCAAAGCCGTTGGCTACAAACAAGAGGTCGGACCTGGCGTTTACGACATCCACAGCCCACGCGTGCCAAGTGTCGAGGAGATTGTCGCTCAGATCAAAGCTCTGCTTGAAGTCTTGCCAAAAGAGCAACTTTGGATCAATCCAGACTGCGGCCTAAAAACCAGAAAATGGGAAGAGGTCGAGCCAAGCCTTAAAAACATGGTAGAAGCTGTCAAGATCGTAAGAGGTCTATAA
- a CDS encoding methylenetetrahydrofolate reductase: MLKEKILNKEKGLVLYGLTPPKAEFEEAKLREISERWSWRINDIKADGLVLYEVQDESERNDSERTFEFSGTLSPEIYYKKYLNVATPSIFYRVASGYGEDEFRAALKAQSSNLNVLVGATSSTQKVRLNLARAYEIASEFKELAVGGVCIAERHGKKGDEPQRMREKIAAGAKFFISQAIFDAQLARKFLEDCAAVKISEPIFLTFSTAGNAKTLEFIKWLGVSVPSSVEERLNFSSDYLASSCEIIKEIWCELKKFGDENGLNLSINIESVMAKRAEIEASLELTKSIRELV, encoded by the coding sequence ATGCTAAAAGAGAAAATTTTAAATAAAGAAAAAGGGCTCGTGCTATATGGCCTTACGCCGCCAAAGGCTGAATTTGAAGAGGCAAAGCTGCGTGAGATCTCAGAGCGCTGGAGCTGGCGGATAAATGATATCAAGGCCGACGGACTCGTGCTTTACGAGGTGCAAGACGAGAGCGAGAGAAATGATAGCGAGAGGACATTTGAGTTTAGTGGGACGCTAAGCCCAGAAATTTACTACAAAAAGTATCTAAACGTCGCAACACCTAGTATATTTTACCGCGTGGCTAGCGGATACGGCGAGGATGAATTTCGCGCAGCACTTAAGGCTCAAAGCTCAAATTTAAACGTTCTAGTGGGGGCAACTTCTAGCACGCAAAAAGTGAGGCTAAATTTAGCTCGCGCCTACGAGATAGCTAGCGAATTTAAAGAGTTAGCAGTAGGCGGCGTCTGTATCGCAGAGCGTCACGGTAAAAAGGGCGATGAGCCACAAAGGATGCGTGAAAAGATCGCAGCTGGGGCTAAATTTTTCATATCGCAAGCGATATTTGACGCACAGCTAGCGCGTAAATTTTTAGAGGATTGCGCGGCTGTAAAGATAAGCGAGCCGATATTTCTTACATTTAGCACAGCTGGCAATGCAAAAACGCTTGAATTTATCAAATGGCTCGGAGTGAGCGTGCCAAGCTCGGTTGAGGAGAGGCTAAATTTCAGCTCTGACTACTTAGCTAGTAGCTGCGAGATCATCAAAGAAATTTGGTGCGAGCTAAAGAAATTTGGCGATGAAAATGGGCTAAATTTAAGCATAAATATAGAAAGCGTCATGGCAAAGCGCGCTGAGATCGAAGCGAGCCTGGAGCTAACAAAAAGCATAAGAGAGTTGGTGTAA